Genomic window (Dyadobacter fanqingshengii):
CTGGCAATGGCAGCATGAATATGTGGGCAAAAATTTTAATGCAGAAGTAGGTTACGTGCCCAACGCGGTACGAATGGGTTATTATAAGATCAGCCCGAACATTGGTTACCTGTTTTTTATAAAAAATCCTAAAATCATCAGCCACGGCCCCAAGCTGATCAGCAATGTTTTCTGGGACAAAAAATTCAGCCTCAGCGACAGGGAATTTATCCTTTCCTACAATCTTAACTTCATCAACCGTGCCACGGTGGCAGTCTGGGGTTCAAGCAATTATGTGCGGTTATTAAGACCTTTTGACCCTACTAACCTGGGTGTAGGAACTTTACCGACCGGCAGCGAGCACAATTGGAAAGCCACCGGTTTCGATATTGTTTCCGGCCCGCAAAACCGCCTTACTTTTGCCGCTTCGGGTATTTTTGGCGGTTATTATCAAAACGGCCACCGCAACAACCTGCGCGCCGAGCTAGGCTATCGCGTGCAGCCTTACGTCGCTATCACAATGGCCGGGAATTACAACGATATTCGCCTGCCCGAGCCGTGGAAAAGAACACAATTGTGGCTGGTAGGGCCGCGGTTGGACTTTACATTCACCAACAACCTGTTCTTTACTACATTCATGCAGTATAACAACCAGGCGGACAACATCAACCTCAATGCACGTTTGCAATGGCGCTATAAGCCCGCGTCAGATCTTTTTATCGTTTATACGGACAATTATCTGCCCGAAAATTTCCGGGTTAAGAACCGCGCCGTTGTGTTGAAATTCACTTACTGGTGGAATTGGTAGATTAATAAAACACTTCAATGTTCTTGCTTTTTAGCTGCCCGAGCTGTCTGCTGTATTTTTTCTCAGCATCTTCTTTGACAAACGGGTTACCCCGGAGATAGAGCTTTTCCAATTGCTTTATCTCCAAAAGCTGTTCGGGGAAATCGGGAAAGTTGTTGGAAGAAAGGTCCAGTTCCTCCAGTTTCACAAAAGCTGTAAGTTCCGCAGGGAAATTTGTAAACCAGTTAAATCCCAGATCAAGAATTTTCAGATTTTGCATTCTGGTAATGCTGGGTGGCAGTTTGCTCAAACGGTTATGATGCGCATACAGCGTGTGAATCTTGCTCAGTTTATCAATGCGCTCGGGTAATGCTTTGATCTGGTTGTAGGAAACGGCAAGATGTGTTAACCTTTTCAGTTTGGTAATGCTGTTCGGCAGCGTTTCCAGTTTGTTATAATACAAATCCAAAACTTCCAGGTTCTTCATCTTTTTAATTCCTTTTGGCAAAATAGAAATGTCGGACTTGTAAAAATTAAGATCGTGCACTTGCTTCAACTTTCTGAAACTGCGATTGGATAAGGCAGTAAGTTCATTTCCGCCAAGCCACAGTGTTGTAAGCTTTTTTGATTTGGAGACGGCGCCTGGAATGTCCTTGAATTTATTTTCCTTTAAATTCAGCAATGTTAATGTCTTGTTGGAAGAAAGCTCAAAACCGTTATTGCTTAGTTGATTTTTTTGCAAATGAAGCTGTTTGAGTCTGGGAAGCCGCTCCATGTTAATGTTCAGCGTTTGTAACTCATTATCTCCGGCATACAACTCTTCCAAGTTGGGAAAGCGGTAAATAACATCCGGCAATGTCTTCAATTCCAATTGATTCAAATAGAGCCGTTTAATTTTTAATGTATCCTTAAA
Coding sequences:
- a CDS encoding leucine-rich repeat domain-containing protein codes for the protein MKAILSALIFLCVQTAYAQTKVISAKNVAKEGVDNIKLANEYNNAEPALLTEVMKKTSLIIASAFPENPNPGISVFTQIYVNESGSLDYLIFDIQTGEGYNKDSLDEHTKYAFVTGFDGWKVSKPGKKFSVVAIRTVGKQPVVREVRRGDSSVVDLKTALVFKDTLKIKRLYLNQLELKTLPDVIYRFPNLEELYAGDNELQTLNINMERLPRLKQLHLQKNQLSNNGFELSSNKTLTLLNLKENKFKDIPGAVSKSKKLTTLWLGGNELTALSNRSFRKLKQVHDLNFYKSDISILPKGIKKMKNLEVLDLYYNKLETLPNSITKLKRLTHLAVSYNQIKALPERIDKLSKIHTLYAHHNRLSKLPPSITRMQNLKILDLGFNWFTNFPAELTAFVKLEELDLSSNNFPDFPEQLLEIKQLEKLYLRGNPFVKEDAEKKYSRQLGQLKSKNIEVFY